The genomic region GCACCGGGCTGACGCTCGGATCGAGACCGTTGAACGACAGCGAAGGTACGCTCTGCAGTTGAGCCCGCCAGGGCCACTCGCTGTCTGCCGCGATCCAGTGGAGCTTATGCAAGTCGTCCGAGTCGGAATAAATGCCTCCGATCATCCGCCAGCCGACGGAAGTGGCGACCAAGCCGAGGGCCGCCAGGAGCAACAGCCGCGGCGCGAGCGCCAAGCGGACGCACCGCACGATCCCCAGCCAGGGAAAAACCTCGCGCCAAGCAATTTCCCGCAGAACGCCACGGTCTTCCGCCATGCGTCGGTTCCTCATCCGCGTTCAATTAATCAGACCAAGTCGTCGCCATTATAAGCACGGGTCGCGCCCGGCGATAGCAGTGCCAGCTTCAAGACGCTTCGGCCTCAGAGCCGCGTTAGAGACGGAGAAAGCAATTGCAGATTCCCCTCACCCCGGCCCTTTCCCAGAGGGAGAGGGAGCACGCGCTGAAGCCGGCTTCTAGTCGCTCTCGGCGGGCGGCTCGGCTTCCTCATCCGGTTCGGACGGCTGATGGGGAACGCCATACTCCTCGCCGAGCCAGCGCTTCAGGTCGATCAGGCGGCAACGCTCGTTGCAAAACGGCAGGCAGCTCGATTGCTGAGGGTCGAACGACGCGCCGCAGACAGGACAGATTGAAAGTGCCATCTACCCGTCTCGCTGAACTCCGGATGCCGCCTACTTCTTCTTCCGCGGTTTGCTCGTTTCGGCTTTGCTCTCCGAGCCACCGCTCGGCTTGGTGTCTGCGGCGGCGGACGATTTGCTTTCCTCGCCGCTGGGCTTCGACTCGGTCGAGTCGCTAGGCTTGTCGGCGGCGG from Pirellulales bacterium harbors:
- the yacG gene encoding DNA gyrase inhibitor YacG is translated as MALSICPVCGASFDPQQSSCLPFCNERCRLIDLKRWLGEEYGVPHQPSEPDEEAEPPAESD